One Cyanobacteria bacterium QS_8_64_29 genomic window, GCAACCTGTTCCAGCGCATGCTGGCGCGTACCATCCGCAGTACGTTGGTGCGCGATGGCGAGGGTGAGGAGCGTGTCTTGCCTGGTGCAAGCGCCGCCCGCTAGAGCCTAGCTGCCTACTTCCGGGCAATGACCCAGATGGCGTGGATCAACCCCGGAATGTAGCCCAACAGGGTTAGCAGGATGTTGATCCAAAAATCGAGGCCGAT contains:
- a CDS encoding YqaE/Pmp3 family membrane protein, with translation MDVIRIVLSVLIPPLGVFLQVGIGLDFWINILLTLLGYIPGLIHAIWVIARK